One window of Peteryoungia desertarenae genomic DNA carries:
- a CDS encoding DUF3563 family protein — protein MFEPIRKIARSLRVPSVAEREMMYLNGARDLVDLEYRQRQIDRGMFRRGF, from the coding sequence ATGTTCGAACCTATCCGTAAAATCGCCCGTTCGCTGCGTGTGCCTTCTGTTGCCGAGCGCGAAATGATGTATCTCAACGGCGCCCGCGACCTCGTCGACCTGGAATACCGCCAGCGTCAGATAGACCGTGGCATGTTCCGTCGCGGCTTCTGA
- a CDS encoding DUF2062 domain-containing protein: protein MLFRRRQPISFSNKLREFVWPRKGFTRPFHYVAKRILRLTATPHAIAAGVVAGVIASWTPFMGFHFILAFVLAYLFAGNMVAAALGTAFGNPLTFPLIWATTWEVGEMILDRGADVERKINLHKLFSSFEVHQLWEPVLKPMLVGAIPLAFVSGIIFYILTYLAVHGFQRRRRLRLAERAKARLATALDGKASV from the coding sequence ATGTTGTTTCGTCGTCGCCAGCCAATCTCGTTTTCCAACAAGCTTCGCGAATTCGTGTGGCCTCGCAAGGGTTTTACAAGACCTTTTCACTACGTTGCAAAACGCATCCTCCGGCTTACGGCGACGCCGCATGCGATTGCTGCCGGTGTCGTGGCTGGTGTCATCGCATCCTGGACGCCCTTCATGGGCTTTCACTTCATCCTGGCTTTCGTCCTTGCCTATCTGTTCGCCGGCAACATGGTGGCTGCGGCTTTGGGCACAGCCTTCGGCAATCCTTTGACCTTTCCCCTGATCTGGGCGACCACCTGGGAAGTGGGAGAAATGATCCTGGATCGGGGAGCCGATGTGGAACGCAAGATCAACCTGCACAAGCTCTTCTCCTCTTTCGAAGTGCACCAGCTGTGGGAACCGGTCCTCAAGCCCATGTTGGTCGGAGCAATCCCTCTGGCATTTGTGAGCGGCATCATCTTCTACATCTTGACCTATCTTGCCGTGCATGGTTTCCAGCGTCGACGCAGGTTGCGTCTGGCCGAGCGGGCCAAGGCCCGCCTCGCGACGGCGCTTGATGGCAAGGCGAGCGTCTGA
- the acpS gene encoding holo-ACP synthase — translation MIIGLGSDLMDIRRVEQSLERFGDRFTHRCFTEIERRKSDGRKNRAASYAKRFAAKEAMCKALGTGIAQGVFWKDMGVINLPSGKPTMKLTGGAEEVLNRLLPPGHRPVIHLTITDDFPYAQAFVIIEALPTDT, via the coding sequence ATGATCATCGGTTTGGGAAGCGACCTGATGGACATTCGAAGGGTCGAGCAGTCGCTGGAGCGGTTCGGAGACCGTTTCACCCATCGCTGCTTCACCGAAATCGAGCGCCGCAAGTCCGACGGTCGCAAGAATCGTGCAGCGTCCTATGCCAAGCGCTTTGCTGCCAAGGAGGCGATGTGCAAGGCGCTGGGCACAGGAATTGCGCAGGGCGTTTTCTGGAAGGACATGGGCGTCATAAATCTGCCGTCAGGCAAGCCCACGATGAAACTCACCGGAGGGGCAGAAGAAGTGCTCAATCGGCTGCTGCCGCCCGGCCATCGTCCCGTCATCCATCTCACCATCACCGATGATTTCCCCTATGCCCAGGCCTTCGTCATCATCGAAGCACTGCCGACCGACACCTGA
- the lepB gene encoding signal peptidase I: protein MSEDKKPSALWENIKVIIQALLLAMVIRTVFFQPFTIPSGSMMPTLLVGDYIFVNKFSYGYSKYSLPFSPDLFEGRIFASEPERGDIAVFRFPPNPKIDYIKRVVGLPGDRIQMIDGALFINGQPVPRVEDGTFTSDYRLDPGADVPMLRETLENGVSYETLDQAQNTRGDNTREFIVPEGHYFMMGDNRDNSLDSRFDVGFVPAENLVGKASLIFFSLGNDTSFREIWKWPTNMRWDRLFKAVE, encoded by the coding sequence GTGAGCGAAGACAAGAAGCCAAGCGCCCTTTGGGAAAACATCAAGGTCATTATCCAGGCGCTGCTGCTGGCGATGGTTATCCGGACGGTCTTCTTTCAACCCTTCACGATCCCGTCCGGCTCGATGATGCCGACCTTGCTGGTCGGTGACTATATCTTCGTCAACAAGTTCTCCTACGGTTACTCGAAGTATTCCTTGCCGTTTTCACCCGATCTGTTCGAAGGTCGCATCTTCGCAAGTGAACCGGAGCGTGGCGATATTGCCGTCTTCCGTTTCCCGCCAAACCCGAAAATCGACTATATCAAGCGTGTTGTCGGCCTGCCCGGCGATCGCATCCAGATGATCGATGGCGCGCTCTTCATCAATGGTCAGCCTGTGCCGCGTGTTGAAGACGGCACGTTTACATCGGATTACCGTCTCGATCCCGGTGCGGATGTGCCGATGTTACGCGAAACGCTGGAGAATGGCGTGAGCTACGAGACGCTCGATCAGGCGCAGAACACCCGTGGCGACAACACCCGGGAATTCATTGTTCCCGAAGGTCATTATTTCATGATGGGCGACAACCGCGACAACTCGCTCGACAGCCGCTTTGATGTCGGCTTCGTTCCGGCTGAAAATCTTGTCGGCAAGGCTTCGCTCATTTTCTTCTCGCTCGGCAATGACACCTCGTTCCGCGAAATCTGGAAATGGCCGACCAACATGCGCTGGGATCGGTTGTTCAAGGCGGTCGAATGA
- the rnc gene encoding ribonuclease III, which produces MKKPAALAEEEWRQLEEAVGHRFVDRDRLSRALTHASVTASKTRGDYERLEFLGDRVLGLCIAELLFSVHSTATEGELSVRFNQLVSAETCAAIADELALHRFIRTGADVKAITAKNMLNVRADVVESLIAAIYLDAGLEAARAFILRHWTERARSAEGARRDAKTELQEWAHARHGRAPTYKVAERSGPDHDPRFTVIVEIPGVAPETGTERSKRAAEQVAATKLLEREGIWTKS; this is translated from the coding sequence ATGAAGAAACCGGCGGCACTTGCGGAGGAGGAATGGCGGCAGCTTGAAGAGGCGGTTGGACACCGCTTTGTCGATCGCGACCGCCTGAGCCGGGCTCTCACTCACGCAAGTGTCACCGCCTCGAAGACGCGCGGGGACTATGAGCGGCTTGAGTTTCTGGGCGACCGCGTGCTTGGTCTGTGCATCGCCGAACTGCTGTTCTCGGTCCACAGCACGGCGACCGAGGGCGAGCTTTCGGTTCGCTTCAACCAGCTCGTCAGCGCCGAAACATGTGCGGCCATCGCCGACGAACTCGCTCTCCATCGCTTCATTCGCACCGGGGCCGATGTCAAGGCGATCACGGCGAAGAACATGCTGAATGTCCGTGCTGATGTGGTGGAAAGCCTGATTGCCGCTATCTATCTGGATGCTGGCCTGGAAGCCGCGCGGGCGTTCATCCTGCGCCACTGGACCGAACGCGCGCGCAGCGCCGAAGGTGCAAGGCGTGACGCCAAGACCGAATTGCAGGAATGGGCCCATGCCCGCCATGGCAGGGCGCCGACATATAAGGTTGCCGAACGATCCGGACCGGATCATGATCCCCGTTTTACGGTGATCGTCGAAATCCCCGGGGTTGCACCCGAGACAGGAACAGAACGCTCAAAGCGCGCTGCCGAACAGGTGGCCGCCACGAAGCTCCTCGAACGAGAGGGCATCTGGACAAAGTCCTGA